Within the Emticicia oligotrophica DSM 17448 genome, the region GGTTTATGTTGAAACTTTTTGTCAAAAATAAAGTAGTGAATGAAGCCCCTTATCAACATAATAGTCAGACTGCCCCATATTTTGTAATGAAAGGTGATAAAGATTTTGAAGCAGAAAAGAATCGATTGATAAACTTTATTAGAAAAACGCAAGAATTAGGTGAAGCATACTTCGATGGGAAGGAATCTCATTCATTTGGCGTATTAAACAAAACCGAATGGAGCAATATGTTTTACAAGCACTTGGAACATCATCTTACCCAATTTGGCGTTTGAGTATTTAGCTTTTTAATCCTTGACGCTCTTTTCTGTAATTCATGGGTGTAGTGTGCATCACTTCTTTAAATACTCTATTAAAAAATGATTGATTATTATAGCCAGTTTCGTAGGCGATGTTTTCTATACTTTTATCTGTAAATGAGAGTAGTTTGCACGCCTGCGTAACTCGGTATTCATTTAATACTTGCTTAAATGTTTTTTGCGTATGTTTTTGAAAAAACCTACAAAATGAAGTATCGGTCAGATGAAGTAAATTGGCAATTGTTTGGCTGCTGATATTTTCTGTGTAATGTTGTTCGATAAACTCAAATACTTTTTCTACACGTTCGGCTTGTTGTGAATTTATATTTCCTGAGGTTACACCCAAAACCTCATAATTTGCTCTTGAAAGTTCATCTAAAACCTCCACAAAAATGAGCCATTGTCTCAAGGAATGGCTTTCAAGAAGAGCTTGAAACTTCTCTCTAAAAACTTTTTCATGAGCAGTAAGAGGCAAAACCAGTGCTTCTTGAGATACTTTGATTAATTGCTTAATTTTTTCAAATTCTGGGAAGTGGGTAAATAAAATTTCCAGTTGATTGGGCGTAATTTGCAGAACATACTCTTCATAAAGTTCGCTTTCAAAACCTAGATCAAAACTTTTATGCGGAATATTAGAGTTAAGTAAAATTACTGCACCATTTTCGTAAGAATATTGACGATTTCCTATGTAGAGTTGTCCTTTGCCATGAGGAACACATACAAGTTCAATTTCAGGATGAAAATGCCAAGATTTCATCGAACAAGTACGGGTTTGAATATTATGATAAACCCGCAAGGATAAACCCTGATTAGGTTGAATAACCTCTAAAAATGGCTTTTTAGACTTCATTTTCTCTATTATCTTATTGAATCATAAAAATAAGACAATTTGGTGTTAGATTTAGAAAATTTAAGTAAATTTTAGTTTGAAGAATAAAGTTATTTTTGTATTAAATAATCTATAATTATGCCTAATAAAACTTTACTCATTAATCGAATCGCGGTTTCGTTATTTTTCTTCACCAATGGTTTTTTATACGCCAATTGGACGGCCCGACTTCCCGAATTACAAAAATACTTTGGTCTTAATAATAGTGAATTAGGCAATGTTTTGTTTTGTATTGCCTTAGGGTCGATGATTGCCATGCCATTGGCAGGTTGGCTAGGAAATAAATTTGGTTCTGATAAAGTTGTTAGAATAGTTTCTTTGTTGTTCTGTGTATCTATTCCTTTGGTAGCCATTTCTCAAAATGAATGGATAATTCGCTTGTGCTTTTTGTTTTTGGGAGCTGCATCAGGCTCGATGGATGTAACTATGAATGGACAAGCCGTTTTGGTAGAACGCCTCTGGGGTAAAGTCATTTTTTCATCGTTTCATGCAGTATTTAGCATCGGAATGGCCATCGGAGCCGCAATTGGTGGGCTATTTTCCAATTTTCAAATTCCATTACAAACCCATCTGACCATTCTAGCGATTTTGGGCACTTTGCCCATATTTTGGGCTTCCACTAAATTGCTCAAAGATTCGCCAATCACTGAATCGAAAACTTTTGAAGAAAAAGGTAATAACAATAAGTTTTTAGCATTAAAAACCATTTTACCGTTTGGCATTATTGCCTTTTGTTGCATGACAGGTGAAGGTTCTATGGTTGATTGGTCAGCCATTTTTATGAATAAAGTTGTTGGGCAAAATGAAACCATTTCAGCTTGGGCTTTTGGAACTTTTGGTGTAGCCATGACAATCGGGCGAGTTTTTGGTGATTACTTTACGGTAAAATTAGGCAAAGAAAAAATCATGTTGATTGATGCATGTCTAGCCGCCGTAGGGTTAGGAATTGCCCTTGCGTTTACATCAATTTGGAGTACATTTCTAGGTTTTTTCTTAGTTGGTTTAGGGCTTTCTACCATAGTTCCGATTGTTTTTTCATCAGCAGGCAATTTAAAAAATATTAGTCCGTCAGCAGGAATTTCAATGGCTACCTCCATTGGTTACACAGGATTCTTTGTCGGACCGCCAACGATTGGGTATTTAGCAGAAGCATTTGGTTTACGAATAGGGTTGAGTTTTGTCTTTGCATTATTTATTTTGATGGCCCTCATAATTGCGATTTTATTAGGTAAAATGAAGTCAAATTAAAGAATAATCTATTATTTAGCGTGAGTTGTGAATAGGAATAACACATAAAGTTCTCGTAGTCGGTATTGAAAAACTAAAAAACCAACTAACTTGGTAAAAATTAATATTCATCCAAAAGTCGTATGACGGAAGTTATCATAAGTCTAGCTGTTGGTATAGCATTAAGTGCTTGCTCTGGTTTTAGGGTGTTTATACCAATGTTGGTTGCAAATTTGGCAACTCGATTCCATATTTTTGACCTATCAACGGGTTTCGAATGGCTGGGTAGTGCCACCGCAACTTATATTTTAGGTGCGGCCACTATTGCTGAAATCATGGCTTTTTACATTCCAGTAGTTGATAATTTACTCGATACAATTACTACTCCGGCTTCGTTTATTGCAGGAACAATTTTGACAACTTCTTTTTTGAAAATAGATTCGCCTGAACTACAATGGACGCTCGGAATTTTGGCAGGTGGTGGCTTAGCAGGTACGATTCAAGCAGGTACTGGACTGCTTCGATTAACTTCTACCAAATTTACAGGAGGCTTTGGCAATCCATTTCTTGCAACTTTAGAAAACATCATTTCTATCTTTTTCTCTATTCTTACGCTCTGGTTGCCTATTTTAGTAGCAATTCTTGGGATTTTACTCTTTATTTGGCTTTTGAAAAACATCCTCAAAAGGTTCAAGAAAAAGAAACAGAATTGATTATTTTTTGATTCTTTCAAACTAAAATCGACTGTTTTATGTTCAAAAAGCTGATGGTCATTCAAAAAAAATAGTCTGTTGAGAAAATGAGTGAAATAAAAATTTGTTGTCCAAAATGTAAATGGGAACCTGATGGTGGCGAATATTGGCAATGCGATTGTGGCCATATATGGGATACATTCAAAACGATTGCCAGATGCCCTAAATGCCATAAACAACACGAATACACTTCGTGTGTACCAGCGGCTGGTGGCTGCCCAAGTTCATCGCCTCACCTTGATTGGTATGAAGGATTAGACCAAATAATTGAAGATTTGAAAGAAGAGGTATTAGAATCACAAGAGGTTTTTATTTAAAAAAAGAGGATAAATCTGCAAGTAGATTTATCCTCTTTTCAATAACTAATATTTACGAATAACCGCTTTAGTTCTTCTTTTCTCCCCAAAATTTTTCTTGCATAAAGCCAAATCCGTAGCCCATTAATTGAATGAAGCAGGCAATTACACTCAAAAGTCCAATTTTTAGGCTTTTGTTATGAACTGCTGAATCAATTACAATCATCATCATATAAAGTGATAGTAAAAACAAAGCTATGAAGAAAAGAATCTTATCAATGAAAAAAGTAATGGGTATTGACAAGACGCCAAGCGTAAAAATCATTGGGAAATAGTGCACCAATTTGAGTTCTGAAGGAAAAATTCGTGCAAGATTGATTCGTCCACGCCCAAAAAAGTGTAATTGTTTGAAGAATTGTCCAAAATCTGTTCTTCTCTTATGATAGATATAAGCATCTTCAATTAGACCAACTTTGAAGCCCTTCGATAAAATTCTAATGCTAAATTCAATATCTTCGGCCATGCGAGTCATGGTATAACCGCCCGTTTCTTCCCAAACCTTCCGAGAAATACCAAAATTAAAGCTTCGTGGGTGAAATTGCCCCCCTGCGTTCTTCTTTTTTCCTCTAATGCCACCAGTAGTAAAAACTGAAGTCATCGAATAATTAATGGCTTTTTGTACATCTGTAAAACTTTCGTGTGCGGCATCTGGTCCTCCGTAAGCATCTAACCAGTTGTTTTTCAAATGATTGTCAACAACTTCAAAGTAGCGTTCGGGAATAATCGCATCAGAATCAAGCTGCACAAAATAATCGCCTAAAGCACGTTCGAAGCCATAGTTTCGAGAAAAACCTTGTCCAGAGTTTGGCTTGAAAAAGTATTTCAAATCAAGTTTTTCTTGGAAACCTTTACAAACTTCTTCACAAATCAAAGTAGAACCATCTTCAATGATGATGACTTCAAAATTTTTATAGGTTTGTTTTGTAAGGCTTTCGAGCAATTCTCTGACTTCCTCAGGCCGGTTATATACAGGGGTTATTACAGAATATTTCATTTTATAAAAACTCATTACCGCCAACAAAAGCAGACCGTAAAAAGCGTAATTTTCTCTTAAATGGCCATAGCCTAATCTATACAAAAATCATTTAGGCTAAAGCCAAGAATATCTATCCTTCAACTAGTGCAGATGGTAATCAAAAATTTACATTATCAAATTCCTTTCAAAACTGCTTCATTAGCAGCCAAAATAGCAGCAATATTTTCTTGTGAAAGAGCAGTTGAGAGGAATAAAGCCTCGTATTGCGAAGGGGCAAGATAAATTCCGCTATCTAGCATACCATGAAAGTATTTACCAAATTTTGCAGTATCAGAGGTCTTGGCCGTTTCGAAATCTACCACTTGGGTTTCAGTAAAGAATAAACTATACATCGAACCAATGTGATTAATTTGGTATTTGAGGTTTAGTTTATCTAATATTTGGCGAATCCCTCCTACTATCTGATTACCTGTTTCTTCAAGTTGCGTATATACTCCTGGGTTCTCGTTTAGATAAGTCAACATTGCCTTACCCGCCGCCATTGCAATCGGATTGCCAGAAAGTGTTCCAGCTTGATAAACAGGTCCTTGCGGTGAAACACAATCCATGATTTCTTTACGACCACCATAAGCTCCAACTGGCATTCCACCACCGATAATTTTACCTAAAGTAGTCATATCTGGCATTACACCAAAACGCTCTTGTGCCCCCCCTTTCGACAAACGGAAGCCTGTCATCACCTCATCAAAAATCAATACAATTCCTTCTTTGGTACAAATATCACGTAGGCCTTGTAAATATCCTTCTTGTGGCAAAACACAACCCATATTACCAACAACTGGCTCAAGAATCAAAGCAGCGATTTGCCCCTTATTAGCATCACAAAGTGCTTGAACGGCCTCTAAATTATTGTATGGAGCGGTAAGTGTATCATTTGCTACCCCTTTGGTTACACCCGGACTATCAGGCACACCCATGGTTACAGCTCCACTTCCTGCAGCAATCAAAAAAGAATCACCATGTCCATGATAACAGCCTTCAAACTTAATAATCTTATCACGCCCAGTATAACCACGAGCAACTCTAATTGCTGCCATCGTAGCTTCTGTACCAGAATTAACCATTCTCACTTTTTCAATTGATGGCACCATTGAAATAATCAATTCGGCCATTTCTACCTCACGGCGTGTTGGGGCTCCAAATGAAAATGAATTTTTAATGGCTTCGCTCACAGCTTGCTCAACTGGCTCAAAAGCATGGCCTAAAATCATTGGCCCCCACGAGTTTATCAACTCAATATATTGATTATCATCTTCATCGAAGATATAAGCACCTTTGGCTTTTTTTATGAAAATCGGATTTCCACCTACCGAACGA harbors:
- a CDS encoding DUF1569 domain-containing protein; protein product: MALPNIFSENVTEQIINRINQLSTTTQPKWGKMSVDQMLAHCCVSYELVYENKHPKPNAFVRFMLKLFVKNKVVNEAPYQHNSQTAPYFVMKGDKDFEAEKNRLINFIRKTQELGEAYFDGKESHSFGVLNKTEWSNMFYKHLEHHLTQFGV
- a CDS encoding helix-turn-helix domain-containing protein, translated to MKSKKPFLEVIQPNQGLSLRVYHNIQTRTCSMKSWHFHPEIELVCVPHGKGQLYIGNRQYSYENGAVILLNSNIPHKSFDLGFESELYEEYVLQITPNQLEILFTHFPEFEKIKQLIKVSQEALVLPLTAHEKVFREKFQALLESHSLRQWLIFVEVLDELSRANYEVLGVTSGNINSQQAERVEKVFEFIEQHYTENISSQTIANLLHLTDTSFCRFFQKHTQKTFKQVLNEYRVTQACKLLSFTDKSIENIAYETGYNNQSFFNRVFKEVMHTTPMNYRKERQGLKS
- a CDS encoding MFS transporter; protein product: MPNKTLLINRIAVSLFFFTNGFLYANWTARLPELQKYFGLNNSELGNVLFCIALGSMIAMPLAGWLGNKFGSDKVVRIVSLLFCVSIPLVAISQNEWIIRLCFLFLGAASGSMDVTMNGQAVLVERLWGKVIFSSFHAVFSIGMAIGAAIGGLFSNFQIPLQTHLTILAILGTLPIFWASTKLLKDSPITESKTFEEKGNNNKFLALKTILPFGIIAFCCMTGEGSMVDWSAIFMNKVVGQNETISAWAFGTFGVAMTIGRVFGDYFTVKLGKEKIMLIDACLAAVGLGIALAFTSIWSTFLGFFLVGLGLSTIVPIVFSSAGNLKNISPSAGISMATSIGYTGFFVGPPTIGYLAEAFGLRIGLSFVFALFILMALIIAILLGKMKSN
- a CDS encoding DUF4126 domain-containing protein; translation: MTEVIISLAVGIALSACSGFRVFIPMLVANLATRFHIFDLSTGFEWLGSATATYILGAATIAEIMAFYIPVVDNLLDTITTPASFIAGTILTTSFLKIDSPELQWTLGILAGGGLAGTIQAGTGLLRLTSTKFTGGFGNPFLATLENIISIFFSILTLWLPILVAILGILLFIWLLKNILKRFKKKKQN
- a CDS encoding glycosyltransferase produces the protein MKYSVITPVYNRPEEVRELLESLTKQTYKNFEVIIIEDGSTLICEEVCKGFQEKLDLKYFFKPNSGQGFSRNYGFERALGDYFVQLDSDAIIPERYFEVVDNHLKNNWLDAYGGPDAAHESFTDVQKAINYSMTSVFTTGGIRGKKKNAGGQFHPRSFNFGISRKVWEETGGYTMTRMAEDIEFSIRILSKGFKVGLIEDAYIYHKRRTDFGQFFKQLHFFGRGRINLARIFPSELKLVHYFPMIFTLGVLSIPITFFIDKILFFIALFLLSLYMMMIVIDSAVHNKSLKIGLLSVIACFIQLMGYGFGFMQEKFWGEKKN
- the hemL gene encoding glutamate-1-semialdehyde 2,1-aminomutase; the protein is MTTNTSESLFAQAKKSIPGGVNSPVRAFRSVGGNPIFIKKAKGAYIFDEDDNQYIELINSWGPMILGHAFEPVEQAVSEAIKNSFSFGAPTRREVEMAELIISMVPSIEKVRMVNSGTEATMAAIRVARGYTGRDKIIKFEGCYHGHGDSFLIAAGSGAVTMGVPDSPGVTKGVANDTLTAPYNNLEAVQALCDANKGQIAALILEPVVGNMGCVLPQEGYLQGLRDICTKEGIVLIFDEVMTGFRLSKGGAQERFGVMPDMTTLGKIIGGGMPVGAYGGRKEIMDCVSPQGPVYQAGTLSGNPIAMAAGKAMLTYLNENPGVYTQLEETGNQIVGGIRQILDKLNLKYQINHIGSMYSLFFTETQVVDFETAKTSDTAKFGKYFHGMLDSGIYLAPSQYEALFLSTALSQENIAAILAANEAVLKGI